Genomic DNA from Manihot esculenta cultivar AM560-2 chromosome 15, M.esculenta_v8, whole genome shotgun sequence:
ctttaatttttaaacataGTAAATTTTTAACCCGCGGCtattaatgaattaaaattaaaatattttagaaattttttttcaaattatttatcgctttaaaaatttttaaatgacattaatttttattttttatatatatttttactaatgtttaaattatttaatattaatatatagaaaatatgattatttgaagagtattttaaataaattatttttataaagttaaagttattaattaattttattaatttgaactTTTGTATTTTGAAAGGGAAATAGTATGTTATTTGTATTCATTATTACTGGATCAGGCTTAGTCTTCAAGCCCAGCCCATTTAATCTGAGGAGTTCATCGGAAGCAAGGAAGGAGAAACGACGTCGTATCAGATATAACATCATTTCAGCCCCTCGTCGCTTCTAGGGTTTCACTTTGATCCATCAATGCGAGCATCAGACCACAGAGCGTTCTCTCTTCCTCGTTTCAGCGCTTTCTAATGGCTATTTTTTAACCGAAagattaaataaaaaggaaatttcAAGAAATAAATGGAAAACGCAGAATCTGATGAGCCAGACAAGAAGAGGCCTCACTTGACTTCCCTGCTCTCTCCTTCCATGGCTCGCAACCCCACCACTTCTCCTCCCAGCAACAAAACTGTAATCTTTTTCTTTCCCTATCTCATATGTATTTGAAAATTGGACGCTTATTCTATGTTTCTTGATTTCATTTCAATGAactttaaagttttatatttaattactaTTTCAAGTTCAGAACCTGAAGCTtctgttattttttattgataggCTAATAGAGCTGTTAGGTTTAGTCCACGCTTCCAACTAATCTGTTCCTGTAATGAAAATTAGCCTCAATTGCGTTTGCTGACCATGTTTAGAACCCTTAGTATCTAGCAGCAAGCATTGATATTTCAAAGTGGGCTGTTATTGATAAACCAGCACAGCTCTTTAACTCATTGCAATGTGTGTTAAACTATGGACCTGGCATTGAATTATTAAGTAGTGAAGGTTTCAATTTTGGATTGGAGATGGCAGCTATGTCTATATCTGCGTTCTTGTGTATGTTTGGCTATCAAATTTAAGGAAGCTATTTCGAAGttggttttatttttctttcgttGTCCCCCTCCAGGTTGACGTGGCAGTTCTCCAGGACCAGAACCAAAAGCTTGTTCAGCAATTAGACGCTCAGAAACATGAATTACAGGATATTGAAGCTAAGATTCaactattaaaagaaaaacaaacttCTTATGATGACATGCTGATCACGGTGAATCAACTATGGAATCAGGTGAAATGAGAGTCTTTTATTGTGTGTTCATGCATGTCTGTTTGCTTGCCGGGGTATCATTTTCATTTCCTTTGCTGTTCTATACAGTTGGTTGATGATCTGGTCTTGCTCGGAGTCCGAGCCGGTGGAGGTCAAGATGGTTTGGAAACTTTGAACCATTCAGACTATTCTGGCGGTATTAACTACCACTATGTTACCTGGGAAATATTGCATATTTGTCCTTTAACTGTCTTATAACCATATTATATGTGTGGTATATTGACTTGAAATGCTATATAGGTTCAATTCCTTCATGCCCAGCAGAGGAGATTTTTCTTTGTAGACTGTTAGGGATGGATTCTATTCAAAGCAATGGAAATAATGGAGTTGTTGGATGTGTTGAAGAAGCCCTTTCTTCACGTCGCTCGTCTACTATGAAGTTGATGAAATATTTGGAAGATATTATTGATGCTCAGAGGGTGAGAACTGGGAGTATAGCTCAGGCCTTGCTTGGAAACCTATCCACAGAAGGTCAGAAGAAATCTTGATGTGAAGTCCAATTGTTAATTGATCATTCTCATATTTATTTCTGTGATTAGGTTAGTCTTTTCTTCATTAATCTTCATAGTAGTACTTTTTATTGGTAATTTTCATTCATTGTTGATTTTTTGTTTCTCATTTGCTGTTTCCAGATAGCATCATTCAGTTCTCAAGGATGGATGATATGATGAAAGAAGAAGCTAAGAATCTACGCAATGTGATTGATGTTCTCCACTTGAAGCATAAAGAGTATACTGATGAGATACAGACTTCTATTAGTCGCAATTCAGTGGATCAGTCTGAGATTAAACGCATTGCAGGTCCCTGAGGCAGCTctttaaaatttcttttcagTACATGAACTTGTTTGTTAGGACATGCATATAATTGGTTAAAATAAATATAGGTTTGGGATTGTGATACCATATATTTGGTCATTATTGCAATTTGCTATTTTTTGGTGATGGCACATCTTAAATCCCTTTCGAAATCTGGATGTGCTTTGTTCATAATTGAAGGTGAGATAGAAGAGATCATGGCTGAACTTGAAGAAAGCAGAAGAAAATTGGTCAATCTGAAAATGCAAAAGGATGCAGCAGCTAGGATGCATACTCCAGCATCAAGTGCAGTAAACGGAAGCTTGACACCTGAAAAGCCGACAGAGAGGTCTAAGGGTTTGCGAGAGTTGAAGGATTCTATTGAAGAAACAAAGGTACATATTAACAGGCATTTTTTGAGAGAGAGTGTGGTTCATGTGTGTATGTTGTGTTGTAAGCACTAAGAAGCAGGATGTGTTATTGAAAAAATGTTGCAGATACTAGTGGCCGACCGTCTTTCTGAGTTTCAAGATGCACAAGATGAAAATCACATTTTATCAAATGAATTGGAAAATCTTCAGGTCTGTTGATATGCATTGTTAACATAGGTTTTATTGGTATACATGTTTTGTCTAGGACCACAAATGTTCACCTCCCTAAGAGTCTAACTGACGATACGGCCTTTGCACAGGAAGAACTGAAGGATGACAAGTATATACATTCATCTCGTCTCTACAATTTGCTAAATGATCAGCTCCAACATTGGCATGCTGAAGCAGAGAGATACAAAGCACTGACAGATTCTTTGCAGGTGTTTGCAACTTTCTGGATTTTGTTGTCTAGCTTTCTTGTACCTTTTGTTGtctttttaaaagtataatttcaGGCTGACAGGTCTCTTGTTGTAAGGAGGGAGAAGGAAGTCAATGCAAAAATAGAGTCAGCAGATTCTGCAAGAAATATTGTTGGCACTTCTGAATCTAGAATTGAAGAGCTTGAACTTCAGCTGCAGAAGTGTATTCTTGAGAAAAATGACCTTGAGATTAAAATGGAAGAAGCTATGCAGGATTCAGgtgaaattatttattgaattaGTTTTTATTAAAGGTCTAATACTGGGGATACTTTGGTTTACAAAGAAATTTTCTTGATCCAGGGAGAAAAGATATTAAAGCAGAGTTCCGTGTAATGGCTGCTGCTTTGTCTAAGGAAATGGGCATGATGGAAGCACAGTTGACTCGGTGGAAGCAGACTGCTCATGAAGCACTTTCTCTGCGTGAAGAATCCCAATCTCTAAGAGTCCTGTTAAGTGAAAAGGTTGCCTTGCTTTATCATTAAATGTTGGACTCGGGAAATTAATGACTCTCGCTCGTTTTAAATTTTAGCTTTCCACATTATTTTCTGTTCTTTTTATGTCAGTCTACTGGGAGACCTTGTAGTGGTTTGACACGTAAGTCGGAGTTAGTGGGCAGGGGCTTGTATGATGTCTTTTAAGACTAACAACATCGATGGCATTCTAAGTTGGTGTTTGCCAGACGATTACAGTAAAAaggattattataattatagaaaaGCAAAGAGACAGTCGATATTTAAATTGTAATGTTAGGAGCTTCTGGCTTAATAAAACTTAATGGGAAAATTAAACTAGATCCTTGATCTTCGAAGTTGCATTAATTTTTACTTGCAATTTGAACTCTAGGAAGTACAAATCTTTGCAACTTAGTACTTTCGGGTAacctttttcattttcttcaaatcttaacTCATTTTTCCATGAAATATTGCAAATGAGATAGATAAAGAAAAACTTCAAAGAAATAGTACAAATTTCTGGATTAGATTTTTACAATTAACTATTTCTATGTGAGGCTAAAAATGATTCACCTGAGATCCAAAAATTTTCTCTAGGATTTCTGGCATGATACTCAACCAGTTCATGCCAGTTGTGCATCAAATGAACTTATTCTATGAGCAGAGAAACTGAGCTCATTTTGTCAGACACAAGAGGGTTAGGATAATTGCCAATGAACGTTTTGGTCTTATTTTGCAAGAATTTGTAAATGTCACATTGATGTTGCTACACTTCAGGGTTAAAAAGAAGTGAAATCCCAAGATATGACACTTAGCTGCAGTATCCCCAAAATTTGATTTGTACACCAGTCATTTCTTGTTTTTCCttgtttcaaattttgaatggatTGATGGTGctggttattatttttttccgtTACTATTTTAAGTTAGAAGTAATTGTCCTATTGCTTATACTATCAGTTTTCGATTAAATAAGCTCCTGCCTTTGGAAATTTACAATCTTCCTTTTGTTGCTGATGCAGACAAATGAACAAAAATGCTTAACTAGCAAATGTGCTGAACAAATGTCGGAAATCAAATCTCTGAAGACTCTGGTAAGTTTGTCAAAACCTGTGCCAGAACTTTATTTCTTGTATATCAGACCTGGGTTTCTCCCATGAACAGTTGATCTCCCATGAACAGTTGAACTCGTACATTTTTTATTGACATCCTTATGATTATTTTGAACTAAACAtccttatcttttttatttatgtgcTTTTGTTCTTTGAACAAACTCGTGTGAATTTATCTAACCCACTGTCTGTATCCCCAGTTTCCATGAAAGGATTCTAATTGATCTGGTCTCTCAGTCTCTGCTGATTTTAACCATATGAAATGAAtgtatttcaattaaaaagtcCAACATTTTTCTGGttgttgttcctcttctgaaatGCAAAGCATTTGTATCATACACATGATCCTACCTTCTTGTTTTAGTTAATCATAAAATTAAGTTTGAAACCACAATTTTGTTGAATTGGATTGAATTGAGGAATGATGGAGTTCAGACTCATTTAGCTGGGCACATGTAAGCACCCATTTGGCATCAAGGTTCTGGATCAAAAAAGCACCTTTCATAGATAGTACCAATTTGGATGCTATTGGAAAAAACAGTTTGGAAAAAGCTGTTTGTTGTTTTGGAGTTGTTATTATGACTAGAAcatatttttaatcaattttttagtGCCctctaatatatttaaaaattgccTTCTCCTTTTATGTAAGCAACTTGCAAAACAAATGTACTGTTGGCACTGAGATATGATACTCTCTAATTTAGGGGTAATACTgtttaaatcattcaaacattaTTGTGCTTATGTTTCTTTGACCATAAATGAATAATCGGTAACTGAAGAACTTGAGCGTTTTGCAGATTGAGAAGTTGCAGAAGGAAAAACTTGAACTGCAAATAATCTTGGACATGTACGGACAGGAAGGTTATGATAGCAGGTATACTGCTTTTAAGAATGCCATCTCCGACAAAATGTTGGGGAAGCTCATGGTGGTGttgcttcttctcctcctttttctttttgtatgtTCTATGCATTCATTTTGAAAAGCTAATGGCCTTTTGGTACTGTTAAAATTCGAAGCTCATATAAGCTTAGGATGCCATACAGTAGAAACATAGTTAATTAAACTCATTGAAGAAGATATTTAAAACAATTTTCCTTTTTTGGGGTGCCATTCTCTTGTGGTTGCAGTTTGATCATAATTAGTTGACTTGATTCTCAGTTTACCATCATAGTCACATAATTAATTTGTTGGGAACTTGGGATACCATTATAATgtgtatgaaagaaagaaacTTCTTTGTTGAAGATCCTGGGCTTACAGTATGATACATGAATGAGTTCTGAAAGCAACAAGTTTCATGCAAAAATAGTGAAGGGTAggattttcttcaaattcttccTGCTAGGATCTTTTAAGAACACGATCTAGGGTGTAAGCCAATTATTTTACTGGCATACTGTAGTCTAAGAGCTGGCGCGTAAAACTAGCCCCATAAAGAAAAGGTATTTAATAGTTGTAAAATATTGCCACTTGACTACATGATTTTTATACAGTTGTTTTAAGTCTAATTTAACTTATTATTAGGTTCCTGCTGATCATTCAAATTCTGGGTCCCAAATTCATTTGATAACTAGTGCTATTTGTGCTTAGTCATTAAGCTTTGAAGTTTGAGCCAGATGGAGCTGATTAACTCTATTATAAACCTCTTTTGGGAGGTCATGATTCTGGCAAATATTTTTTGCTGGTTTGCTAAGAGGCCCCTGATCCCGGGCAGAACTTCCATGGTTTCTTGACTGTTATATAATGATAAACTAAATTGGTGACAAGGTATGACCGCTAGCGTAAAATTAGTACAGTAAAACTTACTGTTACATGCCAGGGCCTGTACATTTTTCCACCATGATAGAATTTTGAAGCTGCCTTATGTTGGTTGAATCAACCTGATGTGTTGACCACAGAATTACATCTTTTAGTTTGGATTTTATAAGCTGTGAAACTGCGTTGTTCTTACTCATGTTGAATAACTTAGACGAGATTCCAAAAGTTGCAACTGTGTAGGAGGACTGCTGTTAAGCGAATGTGACTCCAGCTTTGATACAGAAACCT
This window encodes:
- the LOC110601634 gene encoding E3 ubiquitin-protein ligase BRE1-like 2 isoform X1, producing the protein MENAESDEPDKKRPHLTSLLSPSMARNPTTSPPSNKTVDVAVLQDQNQKLVQQLDAQKHELQDIEAKIQLLKEKQTSYDDMLITVNQLWNQLVDDLVLLGVRAGGGQDGLETLNHSDYSGGSIPSCPAEEIFLCRLLGMDSIQSNGNNGVVGCVEEALSSRRSSTMKLMKYLEDIIDAQRVRTGSIAQALLGNLSTEDSIIQFSRMDDMMKEEAKNLRNVIDVLHLKHKEYTDEIQTSISRNSVDQSEIKRIAGEIEEIMAELEESRRKLVNLKMQKDAAARMHTPASSAVNGSLTPEKPTERSKGLRELKDSIEETKILVADRLSEFQDAQDENHILSNELENLQEELKDDKYIHSSRLYNLLNDQLQHWHAEAERYKALTDSLQADRSLVVRREKEVNAKIESADSARNIVGTSESRIEELELQLQKCILEKNDLEIKMEEAMQDSGRKDIKAEFRVMAAALSKEMGMMEAQLTRWKQTAHEALSLREESQSLRVLLSEKTNEQKCLTSKCAEQMSEIKSLKTLIEKLQKEKLELQIILDMYGQEGYDSRDMLEIKESERKAHSQAEVLRSALDEHSLELRVKAANEAEAACQQRLSTAEAEIVELRAKLDASERDVWELSEAIKNKDREAEAYISEIETIGQAYEDMQTQNQHLLQQVTERDDYNIKLVSDSVKTKQAQSTLLAEKQALSKQLQQVNASVEYLKMRIAQSEDQMKVCLAEAIGLTEEDRHLAVNLETARWELIDAEKELKWLKYSGSSSEKEYEQIQKKIDEVQTELHNERSERKKLQEELMELNDKIAELSSESGEAAIQRLQEELKECKSMLKCSVCSDRPKEVVIVKCYHLFCNPCIQRNLEIRHRKCPGCGTAFGQSDVRFVKI
- the LOC110601634 gene encoding E3 ubiquitin-protein ligase BRE1-like 2 isoform X2, with translation MDDMMKEEAKNLRNVIDVLHLKHKEYTDEIQTSISRNSVDQSEIKRIAGEIEEIMAELEESRRKLVNLKMQKDAAARMHTPASSAVNGSLTPEKPTERSKGLRELKDSIEETKILVADRLSEFQDAQDENHILSNELENLQEELKDDKYIHSSRLYNLLNDQLQHWHAEAERYKALTDSLQADRSLVVRREKEVNAKIESADSARNIVGTSESRIEELELQLQKCILEKNDLEIKMEEAMQDSGRKDIKAEFRVMAAALSKEMGMMEAQLTRWKQTAHEALSLREESQSLRVLLSEKTNEQKCLTSKCAEQMSEIKSLKTLIEKLQKEKLELQIILDMYGQEGYDSRDMLEIKESERKAHSQAEVLRSALDEHSLELRVKAANEAEAACQQRLSTAEAEIVELRAKLDASERDVWELSEAIKNKDREAEAYISEIETIGQAYEDMQTQNQHLLQQVTERDDYNIKLVSDSVKTKQAQSTLLAEKQALSKQLQQVNASVEYLKMRIAQSEDQMKVCLAEAIGLTEEDRHLAVNLETARWELIDAEKELKWLKYSGSSSEKEYEQIQKKIDEVQTELHNERSERKKLQEELMELNDKIAELSSESGEAAIQRLQEELKECKSMLKCSVCSDRPKEVVIVKCYHLFCNPCIQRNLEIRHRKCPGCGTAFGQSDVRFVKI